Proteins from a genomic interval of Orbaceae bacterium lpD02:
- a CDS encoding spore coat protein U domain-containing protein gives MKNAYSPKWPSKRCQLKRNILILLILFTSLLCYSRYSAAAPGCQVTQSVGQISFGNIPSLNMVNKRQTASATDIGLTCGGGLLSILANTDKINAVISTTNNATLKNSNGSSIPYAMYRTSNYENKIAPNSVFNYNNPVILGLLGLGNSNSINIPIYLKIDPATYNLAAGTYTDSITVNWDWDVCAGINALGICLGRSRGKSTWLGNVSLVVQNDCMVNAPDINFGSAPLSSSFNPVTQTITIYCTKGANYSVGLSNGANNSNTQRRLMFNSNYLNYEIYQGSTNKLRWGKSSGERRLSTGADINPGQGSGVSTSMQGFIYQAAILQGQATPPAGVYTDTVILDITF, from the coding sequence ATGAAAAATGCTTATTCACCAAAATGGCCTAGTAAACGATGCCAGTTAAAACGCAATATACTGATTTTGCTAATATTATTTACCTCATTACTATGCTATTCACGATATAGCGCTGCAGCTCCAGGCTGCCAGGTGACCCAATCCGTCGGGCAAATTTCCTTTGGTAATATACCATCATTAAATATGGTAAATAAAAGACAAACTGCATCAGCAACTGATATCGGACTCACTTGCGGTGGAGGTCTGCTTAGTATACTGGCTAACACAGATAAGATTAATGCCGTAATATCAACAACAAATAATGCCACGTTAAAAAACAGCAATGGAAGTTCGATTCCTTATGCAATGTATCGCACATCTAATTATGAAAATAAAATTGCTCCTAACTCTGTCTTTAATTACAACAACCCCGTCATATTAGGTCTGCTTGGCTTAGGTAATAGTAATTCAATCAATATCCCGATCTATTTAAAGATAGACCCAGCAACTTATAACCTAGCCGCTGGCACATACACCGATTCGATCACGGTTAATTGGGACTGGGATGTGTGTGCAGGAATTAATGCTTTGGGTATTTGTCTTGGCCGCAGTAGAGGAAAATCAACATGGCTTGGTAATGTTTCATTGGTAGTTCAAAACGACTGCATGGTTAATGCCCCAGATATTAATTTTGGCTCTGCACCGTTAAGCTCATCATTTAACCCTGTCACCCAAACAATTACGATCTATTGTACCAAAGGCGCGAATTATTCGGTGGGTTTAAGTAATGGCGCAAATAATAGCAACACTCAGCGGCGATTAATGTTCAACAGCAACTACCTTAATTATGAAATTTATCAGGGCAGTACCAATAAATTACGTTGGGGAAAAAGTAGTGGGGAACGCCGATTGTCAACAGGTGCTGATATTAATCCCGGTCAAGGAAGTGGAGTAAGCACCTCTATGCAAGGATTTATTTATCAAGCGGCAATATTACAAGGACAAGCAACACCGCCAGCTGGCGTTTATACTGATACCGTGATTTTAGATATTACCTTTTAA
- the mltF gene encoding membrane-bound lytic murein transglycosylase MltF, with protein MLKKIALKRGSLAIIIFIILAITSALCYKESIGASFNKDYNTTLNQIIERKELRVGMLRSLTTLYIDYRNPNQAGGFEYELLKRFADSLELKLKITFASNLTELIEKSKQGKIDLIAAELKGYALDVDNFNTSAPFHQTTLQLVYRKGSIKPYSFDDIKGNLTIAKNSLQSYVLANIQPDFPQLSWNESEVLNQEELLKLVEDQDIDYTIASNRTTAIMQRIYPALTVAFDVVNNQPKTWYLPKSQDNSLLNQVNQFINKSLSDGTIKKLEYHYFNYMNKFDFVDTRAFLRAIEKSLPKYQAFFEQYAQVNDLDWKLLASMAYQESHWNPKAISSTGVRGIMMLTKSTAESLGVTNRLDAQQSINGGSTYLKSIINRMPKSIPKEERVWFALAAYNMGMGHLWDARTLASQLNKNPESWQDVRQILPLLSEEEYYSDLRYGFARGYQAVHFVDSIQKYYMSLVGYLIEKEYRQKYINEKANQVTSQ; from the coding sequence TTGCTAAAAAAAATCGCTTTAAAGCGGGGTAGCTTAGCTATCATAATCTTTATCATTCTAGCTATTACGAGTGCGCTTTGCTATAAAGAAAGTATCGGTGCAAGCTTCAATAAAGACTATAACACAACATTAAATCAAATTATTGAACGTAAGGAATTACGTGTTGGTATGCTACGCTCGCTCACCACTCTTTATATCGATTATCGCAATCCAAATCAAGCGGGCGGGTTTGAGTATGAATTATTAAAAAGATTTGCCGATTCACTTGAGCTAAAGTTAAAAATAACCTTCGCGAGTAATTTGACCGAGTTAATTGAAAAAAGTAAGCAAGGTAAAATTGATTTAATCGCTGCTGAATTAAAAGGTTATGCCCTTGATGTTGATAACTTTAATACAAGCGCTCCTTTCCATCAAACGACATTACAGCTAGTTTATCGAAAAGGCTCGATAAAACCTTACTCATTTGATGATATTAAAGGTAATTTGACTATCGCGAAAAACTCACTACAAAGTTATGTTTTAGCAAATATTCAACCTGATTTTCCACAATTGAGTTGGAATGAATCTGAAGTGCTTAATCAAGAAGAGTTATTAAAATTAGTCGAAGATCAAGATATTGATTATACGATTGCTAGCAACCGAACTACCGCGATTATGCAAAGAATTTATCCGGCACTAACTGTCGCTTTTGATGTTGTGAATAACCAGCCCAAGACATGGTATCTGCCAAAGTCGCAAGATAATTCATTGTTAAATCAAGTTAATCAGTTTATCAATAAATCACTCAGTGATGGTACGATTAAAAAATTGGAATACCATTATTTTAACTACATGAATAAGTTCGATTTTGTTGATACAAGAGCTTTTCTTCGTGCAATTGAGAAGTCACTGCCTAAGTACCAAGCGTTTTTTGAACAATATGCTCAAGTTAATGATCTTGATTGGAAATTACTGGCATCAATGGCTTACCAAGAGTCACATTGGAATCCAAAAGCAATCTCGTCAACGGGCGTACGAGGTATTATGATGCTAACTAAATCAACGGCTGAATCACTTGGTGTGACTAACCGTTTAGATGCTCAACAAAGTATTAATGGTGGTAGCACTTATTTAAAAAGTATAATCAATCGAATGCCTAAAAGTATTCCTAAGGAAGAACGTGTATGGTTTGCCTTAGCGGCTTATAATATGGGGATGGGTCATTTATGGGATGCAAGAACACTTGCAAGCCAGTTAAATAAAAACCCAGAGAGTTGGCAAGATGTACGGCAAATATTACCGCTTTTAAGCGAAGAGGAATACTATTCAGATCTTAGATACGGCTTTGCTAGAGGTTATCAAGCAGTGCACTTTGTCGATAGTATCCAGAAATATTATATGAGCTTAGTCGGTTATCTGATTGAAAAAGAGTACCGACAAAAGTATATCAATGAAAAAGCCAATCAAGTTACGTCACAATAA
- the tadA gene encoding tRNA adenosine(34) deaminase TadA, with amino-acid sequence MITPFSDEYWMRHALNLAHTAQQQGEIPVGAVIVENNKVIGEGWNQSIHSQDPTAHAEIVAIRQAAKKLNNYRLVDTTLYVTLEPCIMCAGAIIHSRIKRVVFGAFDRKTGAAGSFINVLSCPGINHLSVVESGICADDAAQLLSEFFKHRRAEIKLNKKLNTIK; translated from the coding sequence ATGATCACCCCTTTTTCTGATGAATATTGGATGCGGCATGCATTAAATCTAGCACACACTGCACAGCAACAGGGTGAAATACCAGTTGGCGCTGTGATCGTCGAGAATAACAAGGTTATTGGTGAAGGTTGGAATCAATCTATTCATAGTCAAGATCCTACTGCCCACGCTGAAATTGTGGCAATTCGGCAAGCCGCTAAAAAATTGAATAATTATCGATTAGTCGATACGACGCTTTATGTCACTTTAGAACCCTGTATTATGTGCGCTGGAGCCATTATCCATAGCCGTATTAAGCGTGTTGTTTTTGGTGCTTTTGATCGGAAAACAGGGGCGGCAGGCTCTTTTATTAACGTATTGTCTTGTCCTGGTATCAATCACTTATCAGTCGTTGAGTCTGGAATTTGCGCGGATGATGCCGCGCAGTTATTAAGTGAGTTTTTTAAACACCGAAGGGCTGAAATAAAGTTAAATAAAAAATTGAACACTATTAAATAG
- the dapB gene encoding 4-hydroxy-tetrahydrodipicolinate reductase: MQKKQIRIAIAGSGGRMGRQLIEAITKSPYATLTAAFEHEGSSLLGVDVGELAGIGKLGIYTSDNLLPAKDQFDVLIDFTRPEGTLNHLAFCTANKKMMIIGTTGFNEQGKQAIYDAAQQIGIVFAANFSVGVNLLLKLLEKAAKVMGDYTDIEIVEAHHRHKIDAPSGTALAMGEAIAEALDIDLAKHAIYCREGHTGERPKGSIGFATIRAGDIIGEHTAIFADIGERIEITHKASSRMTFANGAVRAAIWLANQPTGLYDMRDVLGLNSL; encoded by the coding sequence ATGCAAAAGAAACAAATTCGCATCGCGATAGCTGGTTCAGGCGGAAGAATGGGCCGCCAGTTAATTGAAGCGATAACTAAATCTCCGTATGCTACATTAACCGCCGCTTTTGAACATGAAGGCTCTTCATTATTAGGTGTTGATGTAGGTGAGCTAGCGGGTATTGGTAAACTAGGCATTTATACTTCAGATAATCTCTTACCTGCAAAAGATCAATTTGATGTTTTGATTGATTTTACTCGTCCAGAAGGAACATTAAACCATTTAGCATTTTGTACTGCCAATAAAAAAATGATGATTATTGGCACCACAGGTTTTAATGAACAAGGTAAGCAAGCTATTTATGATGCCGCGCAACAGATTGGTATTGTCTTTGCCGCTAATTTTAGTGTTGGTGTTAATCTTCTACTTAAATTACTTGAAAAAGCAGCTAAAGTCATGGGTGATTATACCGATATCGAAATTGTTGAAGCTCACCATCGTCATAAAATTGATGCTCCATCGGGAACTGCTTTAGCAATGGGAGAGGCGATTGCTGAGGCGCTTGATATTGATTTAGCTAAGCATGCTATATATTGCCGGGAAGGCCATACTGGTGAAAGGCCCAAAGGATCAATCGGTTTTGCAACTATTCGCGCTGGCGATATTATTGGCGAACACACCGCTATTTTTGCTGACATTGGTGAACGAATCGAAATTACCCACAAAGCATCAAGCCGTATGACATTTGCCAATGGTGCGGTTCGTGCCGCCATATGGCTTGCTAACCAGCCGACTGGTTTATACGATATGCGCGATGTGCTAGGACTAAACTCTTTATAA
- a CDS encoding FKBP-type peptidyl-prolyl cis-trans isomerase: MIFDTVEKKASYGIGLQIGQQLRESGLKDLDLNALKQGLEDVISDKAPAISLDVLHDSLRQIHERAQQEKEQEALKVAQVGIDFLKQNLHKDGIKSTESGLQYSVLKQGEGAIPTETDRVRVHYTGRLIDGTVFDSSEERGQPAEFPVNGVIKGWVEALQLMPVGSKWQLYIPQELAYGSQGAGAAIAPYSTLIFDVELLAIV, encoded by the coding sequence ATGATATTTGATACAGTTGAAAAAAAAGCCAGTTATGGTATAGGGTTACAAATTGGCCAACAATTAAGAGAATCAGGTCTAAAAGACTTAGATCTTAATGCGCTTAAGCAAGGATTAGAAGATGTTATTTCTGACAAGGCTCCCGCTATTTCTTTAGATGTATTACATGATTCGCTGCGGCAGATTCATGAAAGAGCGCAGCAAGAAAAAGAGCAAGAAGCACTTAAAGTCGCACAGGTTGGCATTGATTTTTTAAAACAAAACTTGCATAAAGATGGCATAAAATCGACTGAGTCAGGTTTGCAATATTCAGTATTAAAGCAAGGCGAAGGTGCTATTCCAACTGAAACCGACCGCGTTAGAGTTCACTATACCGGACGCTTAATTGACGGTACTGTTTTTGATAGCTCAGAAGAGAGAGGCCAGCCAGCAGAGTTTCCTGTGAATGGTGTAATTAAAGGTTGGGTTGAGGCGTTACAGCTAATGCCAGTTGGTTCAAAATGGCAACTTTATATCCCGCAGGAGCTTGCTTATGGTTCTCAGGGGGCAGGCGCAGCAATTGCACCGTATAGCACCCTTATTTTCGATGTTGAGTTATTAGCAATAGTATAA
- the rplI gene encoding 50S ribosomal protein L9: protein MQIILLDKVANLGSLGDQVNVKAGYARNFLVPQGKAVPATKKNIEFFEAQRAEFEAKLADVLKAAEQRAADINALVKVTIASKAGEEGRLFGSIGTRDIADAVKARGVNVSKSEVRLPNGVLRTTGEHEVSFQVHGEVFARIILDIVPEA, encoded by the coding sequence ATGCAAATTATTCTACTCGACAAAGTTGCTAATTTAGGCAGCTTAGGTGATCAAGTTAATGTTAAAGCAGGATATGCTCGTAACTTCTTGGTTCCACAGGGTAAAGCAGTTCCAGCTACCAAGAAAAATATTGAGTTTTTTGAAGCTCAACGTGCTGAGTTTGAAGCGAAACTTGCTGATGTATTAAAAGCCGCAGAACAAAGAGCTGCTGACATTAATGCGTTAGTAAAAGTAACTATTGCATCAAAAGCGGGCGAGGAAGGTCGTTTATTTGGTTCAATTGGTACCCGCGATATCGCGGATGCGGTTAAAGCACGTGGCGTTAATGTGTCTAAGAGTGAAGTTCGTTTACCTAATGGTGTTCTTCGCACCACTGGTGAGCATGAAGTTTCATTCCAAGTGCACGGTGAAGTTTTTGCCAGAATTATTCTTGATATTGTGCCAGAAGCATAA
- the rpsR gene encoding 30S ribosomal protein S18, with translation MARYFRRRKFCRFTAEGVKEIDYKDVSLLKSYITESGKIVPSRITGTCAKYQRQLARAIKRARYLALLPYTDNHQ, from the coding sequence ATGGCTCGTTATTTCCGTCGTCGCAAATTCTGCCGTTTTACTGCAGAAGGCGTTAAAGAGATTGATTATAAAGATGTCTCTTTACTGAAAAGTTATATCACTGAAAGTGGTAAGATTGTACCAAGTCGTATTACAGGTACATGTGCAAAATATCAACGTCAATTAGCTCGTGCAATTAAACGTGCTCGTTATTTGGCTTTATTACCTTACACTGATAATCATCAGTAA
- the priB gene encoding primosomal replication protein N: protein MQNRLELSGCVLKAPIRKVSPNGIAHCQFFLQHASEQIEAGLKRQSWCVIPVIMSGTNDLIHSIKKGSKILVAGFISTHTKVNKIQQIVLHASEIKLID, encoded by the coding sequence ATGCAAAATCGTTTGGAGCTGTCTGGTTGCGTTTTAAAGGCGCCCATACGAAAAGTAAGTCCCAATGGGATAGCGCATTGCCAGTTTTTTTTGCAACATGCTTCAGAACAAATTGAAGCAGGGTTAAAAAGGCAATCGTGGTGTGTGATTCCTGTTATTATGAGTGGGACAAACGACTTGATTCACAGTATTAAAAAGGGCAGTAAAATTTTAGTCGCTGGTTTTATTAGTACACACACAAAGGTTAATAAGATCCAGCAAATAGTTTTACATGCTAGCGAAATTAAATTAATAGATTAA
- the rpsF gene encoding 30S ribosomal protein S6 translates to MRHYEIVFMVHPDQSEQVPGMIERYTGTLTTSGGTIHRLEDWGRRQLAYPIEKLHKAHYVLMNVEANQEAVDELEDNFRFNDAVIRSLIMRTKHAVTEVSPMLKAKDDRKSQRDDFSDVDIEDADSDSEESED, encoded by the coding sequence ATGCGTCATTACGAAATTGTTTTTATGGTTCATCCAGACCAAAGCGAACAAGTTCCTGGTATGATTGAACGTTATACTGGTACTTTAACTACCTCTGGTGGAACTATCCATCGTTTAGAAGATTGGGGCCGCCGTCAATTGGCTTATCCTATTGAAAAACTGCATAAAGCACACTATGTACTTATGAACGTAGAAGCTAATCAAGAAGCTGTAGATGAGCTAGAAGATAACTTCCGTTTCAACGATGCAGTAATTCGTAGTTTAATTATGCGTACTAAACACGCTGTGACAGAAGTATCTCCAATGCTTAAAGCAAAAGATGATCGTAAAAGTCAAAGAGATGACTTTAGCGATGTTGATATTGAAGATGCTGATTCAGATTCTGAGGAATCAGAAGATTAA
- a CDS encoding TfoX/Sxy family protein yields MEEYKKSILDKLSLCFADNEMKQITIKSLFGGSGICINDAMFAWIYDNNLYLRGHIDYLAIFIKLKMKPLVFNTGAIPRLLQYYKVDNSLWADEDQFKQIIQMVVKSASLDKASLRQMRESRIKDLPNMTLSLERSLFRVGIVNLDSFRKQGSFKSYFKLAQHNKLLSKNVLYTLHSALIGSHVATLTPEQRRTLRKEYHEFTLSQK; encoded by the coding sequence ATGGAAGAGTATAAGAAGAGTATTCTCGACAAGTTATCATTATGTTTTGCTGATAACGAAATGAAGCAAATAACAATTAAGTCATTATTTGGGGGCTCAGGAATTTGCATTAATGATGCCATGTTTGCATGGATATATGATAACAATTTGTATTTGCGCGGGCATATAGATTATTTAGCTATATTTATTAAGTTAAAAATGAAACCTTTAGTTTTTAATACTGGTGCCATTCCAAGATTATTGCAATATTATAAAGTAGACAATAGTTTATGGGCAGACGAAGATCAATTTAAGCAAATTATCCAAATGGTTGTTAAGTCTGCATCTTTAGATAAAGCTTCTTTACGTCAAATGAGAGAGTCAAGAATTAAAGATTTACCTAATATGACTTTATCATTAGAGCGATCCTTATTTCGAGTTGGAATTGTTAATTTAGATTCATTTCGTAAACAGGGATCGTTCAAAAGCTACTTTAAGCTTGCGCAGCATAATAAGCTTTTATCAAAAAATGTACTGTATACGCTTCATTCAGCTTTAATCGGTTCGCATGTTGCGACGTTAACTCCCGAGCAGAGAAGAACACTTAGGAAAGAGTACCATGAGTTTACTCTTTCACAGAAATAA
- the glnB gene encoding nitrogen regulatory protein P-II: protein MKKIEAIVKPFKLDDIREALAEQGISGMTVTEVKGFGRQKGHTELYRGAEYMVDFLPKVKIEIIVADDIVEMCLDTIIKTAQTGKIGDGKIFVYDVEQVIRIRTGETDEMAI, encoded by the coding sequence ATGAAAAAAATTGAAGCAATTGTAAAACCATTCAAATTGGATGATATCCGTGAAGCATTAGCCGAACAGGGTATTAGCGGTATGACCGTAACGGAAGTAAAAGGATTTGGTCGGCAAAAGGGCCATACCGAACTCTATCGCGGTGCCGAGTATATGGTCGATTTTTTACCTAAAGTGAAAATTGAAATCATTGTTGCAGATGATATTGTTGAAATGTGCCTCGATACTATTATAAAAACGGCTCAAACCGGCAAAATTGGCGATGGGAAAATTTTTGTTTATGATGTTGAGCAAGTTATTCGTATTCGTACCGGTGAAACCGATGAAATGGCAATATAG
- a CDS encoding NAD+ synthase, with protein sequence MCLSLVLAQQNFRVGDIEGNTIRIIELINQHLSEDLIIFSELAVCGYPPEDLIYRQDFKIRIEQALMQIKQASQNCGVIVGHPTWLADKIYNSASLFYQGKQLALYHKQSLPNHDVFDEQRYFTAGTQDCIVDFKGKKLGLLICEDLWQNQPIDSLKKQQADLVITLNASPYDYAKQQRRQELVQSQAKRHQLPIVYVNQVGGQDELVFDGSSFIFNEHGQLTCQLGAFIAQTLVVKDYRHGAEYSNKAQESHLASIYQALVLATHDYVTKNGFNGVILGLSGGIDSALTLAIAVDALGKDKVQAVMMPFRYTADISIADAKEEAEILGVEFNITSIEPMFDAFMAQLTPMFSHTRRDTTEENLQARCRGVMLMALSNKRRQLVLTTGNKSEMSVGYATLYGDMAGGFDVLKDVPKTLVFELAKYRNTLSYVIPERVITRPPSAELAPDQKDEDSLPPYNILDEILKGYIEQDLSVNDLIKLGYDEATIRRVIKLVDTNEYKRRQSAVGPKITSRNFGKGRRYPITSSFGYKNW encoded by the coding sequence ATGTGTTTGTCTCTTGTTTTGGCCCAGCAAAATTTTCGAGTCGGTGATATTGAAGGAAATACGATTCGTATTATTGAATTAATCAATCAACATTTGAGCGAAGATTTAATTATTTTTTCTGAGTTAGCGGTATGTGGCTATCCTCCTGAAGATCTTATTTATCGGCAAGATTTTAAAATTCGTATTGAGCAGGCATTAATGCAAATAAAGCAAGCTAGCCAAAATTGTGGTGTAATTGTGGGGCATCCCACATGGCTTGCCGATAAAATTTATAATTCAGCCTCGCTGTTTTACCAAGGTAAACAGTTGGCACTTTATCATAAACAATCTTTACCAAATCATGATGTATTCGATGAACAACGTTATTTTACTGCCGGTACACAAGATTGTATTGTTGACTTTAAAGGGAAAAAATTGGGGTTATTAATTTGTGAGGATTTATGGCAAAACCAGCCGATAGATAGCTTGAAAAAGCAGCAAGCAGATTTAGTTATTACCCTCAATGCTTCTCCATATGATTATGCAAAGCAGCAGCGTAGACAGGAATTAGTACAAAGCCAGGCTAAACGTCATCAATTACCGATTGTCTATGTTAATCAAGTAGGGGGGCAAGACGAGTTAGTGTTTGATGGAAGCTCATTTATCTTTAATGAACACGGTCAGCTTACATGCCAATTAGGTGCTTTTATCGCGCAAACGTTAGTCGTCAAGGATTATCGCCATGGTGCGGAGTATTCGAATAAAGCACAAGAGAGCCATTTAGCAAGTATCTACCAAGCATTAGTATTAGCGACTCACGATTATGTTACTAAAAATGGTTTCAATGGCGTTATTTTAGGTTTATCTGGCGGTATTGATTCCGCTTTGACTCTTGCTATTGCGGTTGATGCATTAGGTAAAGATAAAGTGCAGGCGGTGATGATGCCGTTTCGCTATACGGCTGATATTAGTATTGCCGATGCGAAGGAAGAGGCTGAGATTTTAGGGGTTGAATTTAATATTACGTCAATCGAACCGATGTTTGATGCTTTTATGGCTCAATTGACGCCAATGTTTAGTCATACTCGTCGTGATACCACAGAAGAAAATTTACAAGCTCGTTGCCGAGGCGTTATGTTAATGGCGTTATCAAATAAACGCCGGCAGTTAGTATTAACCACTGGCAATAAAAGCGAAATGTCGGTTGGCTATGCAACATTATATGGTGATATGGCGGGTGGGTTTGATGTATTAAAAGATGTGCCTAAAACATTAGTATTTGAACTAGCAAAGTATCGCAACACACTCTCTTATGTTATTCCAGAAAGAGTAATAACTAGGCCACCATCAGCGGAGCTTGCACCAGACCAAAAAGATGAGGATAGCCTGCCTCCTTATAATATTTTGGATGAAATTTTAAAAGGCTATATTGAACAAGATTTATCGGTAAATGACTTAATTAAATTAGGTTATGACGAAGCGACAATTCGTCGAGTCATAAAATTGGTTGATACTAATGAATATAAACGCCGCCAATCAGCAGTTGGTCCAAAAATAACGTCGCGTAATTTTGGTAAAGGACGTCGTTATCCGATCACCTCATCATTTGGTTATAAAAACTGGTAA
- the aroB gene encoding 3-dehydroquinate synthase, producing MLKTLTVSLNERSYPITIGERTLTNFNLFNLQSEQRVLIATNETVAPLYLSSLIGMLEKNGVKTDRVIVPDGEQYKTMETWNTLLSALLQNNHTRNSILIALGGGVIGDVAGFAAACYQRGIKFIQVPTTLLSQVDSSVGGKTAINHPLGKNMIGAFYQPQAVVIDLNCLKTLPQRELSAGLAEVIKYGIILDCEFFDWLENNIEALLALEPNAMSYCIYRCCELKAQVVAADETEQDMRAILNLGHTYGHAIEAELGYGNWLHGEAVSVGMLMAAQAAKLLGHFTDSDIERIKRLLIKAKLPVSKPPQMTAESYIPHMLRDKKVLSGKLRLVLPTKIGHVEVVDDVSQDIVLKSIELC from the coding sequence ATGTTAAAAACACTAACCGTTTCACTTAATGAACGTAGTTATCCCATCACTATTGGTGAACGCACACTAACCAATTTTAATCTATTTAACTTACAATCAGAGCAACGTGTATTAATTGCCACAAATGAAACCGTTGCACCGCTTTACTTGTCGTCTCTTATCGGCATGTTAGAAAAAAACGGAGTAAAAACAGATCGCGTTATCGTGCCTGATGGTGAGCAATATAAAACGATGGAAACATGGAATACTCTTTTATCGGCTTTGTTACAAAATAATCATACTCGTAATTCAATCTTAATTGCTTTAGGTGGTGGTGTTATTGGTGACGTTGCTGGATTTGCTGCCGCCTGTTATCAACGCGGAATTAAATTTATTCAAGTTCCAACAACGTTACTTTCCCAAGTAGACTCTTCGGTGGGAGGTAAAACCGCAATTAATCATCCTCTCGGCAAAAATATGATTGGCGCGTTTTATCAACCTCAAGCCGTTGTGATTGATCTTAACTGCCTAAAAACACTCCCTCAGCGCGAGTTATCAGCTGGCCTTGCCGAGGTAATTAAGTATGGGATTATTCTTGATTGTGAGTTTTTTGACTGGCTAGAAAATAATATAGAAGCACTATTAGCACTTGAGCCTAATGCAATGAGTTATTGTATTTATCGCTGCTGTGAGCTTAAAGCTCAAGTTGTCGCTGCAGATGAGACAGAGCAAGATATGCGAGCGATTCTAAATTTAGGTCACACTTACGGTCATGCCATTGAAGCTGAACTCGGCTATGGTAATTGGCTACATGGTGAAGCGGTTAGCGTGGGGATGTTAATGGCGGCGCAGGCGGCTAAATTATTAGGTCATTTTACCGATAGCGATATCGAACGTATCAAAAGGCTATTAATAAAAGCTAAGCTACCCGTTAGTAAGCCACCACAAATGACAGCTGAATCCTATATTCCGCACATGTTACGCGATAAAAAGGTCTTATCCGGCAAATTACGTTTGGTATTGCCCACCAAAATAGGCCATGTAGAAGTCGTCGACGATGTGAGCCAAGATATTGTCTTAAAATCAATTGAGTTGTGCTGA